The Streptomyces sp. NBC_01142 genomic interval GCGGTGACATCGACTTCGACGCTCAGGGCAACCTCTATCTGTCGACCGGCGACGACTCCAACCCCTTCGCCTCCGACGGATACACCCCCATCGACGACCGCCCGGGCCGAAACCCGGCGTACGACGCCCGCCGCACCTCCGGCAACACCAACGACCTGCGCGGCAAGATCCTGCGGATCAAGGTCAACGACGATGCGTCGTACTCCATCCCCGACGGCAACCTCTTCGCGCCCGGGACCGACAGGACCCGGCCCGAGATCTACGCCATGGGCTTCCGCAACCCCTTCCGGTTCAGCGTCGACAAGAAGACCGGCATCGTCCACGTCGGTGACTACGGCCCCGACGCCGGCACCGCCGATCCCAAGCGCGGCCCGGGCGGGCAGGTCGAATTCGCCCGCGTCACCAAGGCCGGGAACTTCGGCTGGCCCTTCTGCACCGGCAAGAACAACGCCTACGTCGACTACGACTTCGCCACCAAGACGTCCGGCGCCACCTTCGACTGCGCGGCCCTGAAGAACGACTCGCCGTACAACACCGGACTGGTCGATCTGCCGCCCGCGCAGCCCGCCTGGATCCCCTACGACGGTGGCTCACTCCCCGAGTTCGGCACCGGCTCGGAGTCCCCGATGGGCGGACCGGTCTACCGTTACGACGCCGAGTCCACGTCCCCGGTGAAGTTCCCCGAGGCGTACGACGGCGACTTCTTCGCCGGTGAGTTCGGCCGCCGCTGGATCAAGCGGATCGAGCAGGGCGAGGACGGTGCGGTCCAGTCCATCAACCCCGTCCCGTGGACCGGGACCCAGGTGATGGACATGGCATTCGGCCCGGACGGCGCGCTGTACGTCCTCGACTACGGCACCGCCTGGTTCGGCGGCGACGAGAACTCCGGCCTCTACCGGATCGAGAACGCCACCGGCGGACGCTCCCCGGTCGCCGAGGCCGCCGCGAACAAGACCTCCGGCAAGGCGCCGCTGCGCGTCGCCTTCTCCTCCGACGGAACCACCGACGGCGACGGCGACACCCTGACCTACGCCTGGAACTTCGGTGACGGCGGCACGTCCACCGCGGCCAACCCGACGTACACCTACAAGAAGAACGGCACCTACACGGCGACCGTCACCGCCAAGGACCCCAGCGGCCGGACCGGCTCCGCCAGTGTCCATGTGGTCGTCGGCAACACCGCCCCCAAGGTGACGCTCGAACTCCCTGTGGAGGGAGCGCTGTTCAGCTTCGGCGACGAGATCCCGTTCAAGGTGAGGGTCACCGACCCGGAGGACGGGACGATCGACTGCGCCAAGGTGAAGGTGACCTACATCCTCGGCCATGACAGCCACGGCCACCCCATCACCTCGGCCAACGGCTGCTCCGGCACCATCAAGACCTCCTCGGAGGGCGGACACGACCCCAACGCCAATATCTTCGGCGTGTTCGACGCCGAGTACACCGACGGCGGTGGCGGCGGCCAGGCCGCGCTGACCACCCACGACCAGTCGCAGCTCCAGCCGCGCCACCGGCAGGCCGAGCACTACAACAACTCCGCGGGCGTCAAGATCCACAACAAGAGCAGTGCGAACGGCGGCAAGACGGTCGGCGACATCCACAACGACGACTGGATCTCCTTCAAGCCGTACAACCTGACCGGATCCACCAAGCTCACCGCCCGGATCTCCTCCGGCGGCGCGGGCGGCTTCCTCGAGGTGCGCACGGGATCAGCGACCGGGAACCTGCTGGGGTCCGCCCCGGTGCCCGTCACCGGCAGCTGGGACACCTTCCAGGACATCGACGTACCGCTACGGGCCGTACCCAGCAAGACCACTGAACTCTTCCTGGTCTTCAAGGGCGGCGCCGGAGCGCTCTACGACGTCGACGACTTCGAGCTCTCCCACAGCGCCCCCGACCGGACCGCCAAGCGCGTCCTGGTCTTCTCCAGGACCGCCGGCTTCCGCCACGACTCCATTCCGGCCGGCGTCGCCGCCCTCAAGGAACTCGGGAAGACCAGCAACGTCACGGTCGACTCCACCGAGGCGGCCGCGCAGTTCACCACCAGCAACCTCGCCCGCTACGACGCGGTCGTGTTCCTGTCCACCACCGGTGACGTACTCAACGCCGACCAGCAGCAGGCGTTCGAGAACTATGTCGCCACCGGCGGCGGCTACATGGGCGTGCACGCCGCGGCCGACACCGAGTACGACTGGAAGTTCTACGGCGGGCTGGTCGGCGCGTACTTCGCCTCCCATCCGCAGATCCAGCCCGCGACCGTACGGGTCGAGGACCACACCCACCCGTCGACCGGGCATCTGGACGACGCCTGGGAGCGCACCGACGAGTGGTACAACTACCGCACCAACCCGCGCACCCAGGCCCGAGTCCTCGCCACCCTCGACGAAACCACCTACGAGGGCGGCACCATGAAGGGCGACCACCCGATCGCCTGGTGCCAGACGTACGAAGGCGGCCGCGCCTTCTACACCGGCGGAGGCCACACCAAGGAGTCGTACGCCGAGCCGGACTTCCGCCGGCATCTGCTGGGAGGACTGCGCTACGCCGCAGGCCAGGTCAAGGCCGACTGCACGCCGGCGACGGGGTACCGGCCCCTCTTCAACGGCAAGACCCTGGACGGCTGGAAGCAGGCCGGGCCCGGCAAGTTCGCCGTCGTCGACGGTGAACTGCGTACCGAGGGCGGCATGGGCATGCTCTGGTACCAGGCCAAAGAGCTGAAGTCCTACTCCGTCAAGCTCGACTGGAAGATGGCGGGCGACGACAACTCCGGTGTGTTCGTGGGCTTCCCGGCCTCCGACGACCCCTGGTCGGCGGTGAACAACGGGTACGAGGTGCAGATCGACGCCACCGATGCGGCCGATCGCACCACCGGCGCCGTCTACGGCTTCAAGTCCGCCGACCTCAAGGCCCGCGATCGCGTGCTGCGGCCGCCCGGCCAGTGGAACAGCTACGAGATCCGGGTCCAGGGTGAACGCCTCCAGCTCTTCCTCAACGGAGCGAAGATCAACGACTTCACCAACACCGACCCGGCGCGCAGCCTGAAGGACGGCCATATCGGTCTCCAGAACCACGGGGCCGACGACCAGGTGTCCTTCCGCAACATCCAGCTCAGGGTGCTGCCCTCCTAGGGCGCCCGTCAGCCGGCGGCGGGCGGAGGGGCGCCGTACCCCCCGCCCGCCGTCTCCACCACACCGAATGGCAGGGAGGCAGCCTGTGTCCGCCGAGTCCGCCGAATGCGCTGAGCCCGTCGAGTCCGCCGAACTCGTCGAGTCCGCCGAGTGCGCTGGAAGAAGTGTCGGAGTCTGGTTCGTCGGAGCACGTGGTTCCGTCGCCACCACGGCGGTCGCCGGATGCGCGGCGGTCAGCGCCGGACTGCATCCGCCGAACGGCATGGTCACCGAGACCCCGCCGTTCTCGGGCTCCGGACTGCCCGCCCTGTCGTCGCTCGTCTTCGGCGGACACGACACCGCGCACTGTCCGCTGCCCAAACGCGCGGAGGAACTGACGACGGCGGGCGTGCTGCCGCACGGGCTCGCGGCGGCGGTACGCGGAGAACTCACCGCCGCCGACAACGAGATACGCCCAGGTGGTCCGCAGGCCGGCGACATTCGCACCGACGAAGAACTGATCGCCTCCTTCACCGCGGACCTGACAGGCTTCCGGGAACGCCACGGGCTCGCCCGGGTCGTCGTCGTCAATGTCGCCTCCACCGAACCGCAGCCCGCGCCCGACGCCGTACGGCTGCCGCCCAGCTCGCTGTACGCGGCCGCGGCGCTGAGAGCCGGCTGCCCCTACGTCAACTTCACCCCCTCCACCGGGCTGCGCACCGCCGCCCTCACTGCCGCCGCCGCGGCCAGTGGACTTCCCCACGCGGGCCGTGACGGCAAGACAGGCCAGACGCTGCTCCGTTCCGTGCTCGCCCCGATGTTCGTGCAACGTGCCCTGTCCGTACGGGCATGGTCGGGCACCAACCTCCTGGGCGGCGGGGACGGAGCGGCGCTGGCCGACCCGGCGGCCGCGGCCGCCAAGAACGCCGGCAAGGAACGCGTCCTGTCGGACACGCTCGGCCACACGCCCGAGGGTGAGGTCCACATCGACGACGTACCGGCTCTCGGCGACTGGAAGACCGCCTGGGACCACATCGCCTTCGAGGGTTTCCTCGGCTCGCGGATGATCCTCCAGACCATCTGGCAGGGCTGCGACTCGGCACTCGCGGCCCCGCTGGTCCTGGACCTGGCCAGGCTGGTGGCCCGCGCGCACGAGGCGGGAATCGCGGGTCCCCTCCCCGGACTGGGCTTCTACTTCAAGGACCCGGACGGTGGCCCCGCGGGCCTGTCCGAACAGTTCACGCAGCTGCTCACCTTCGCCGACCGGCTGCGGGAGGCCAAGTGACCCTGCGGGCCTGGGCGGAACTACTGCGCGTCTCCGCACTCTTCACCGTCCCGGGCGACGCGCTGGCG includes:
- a CDS encoding ThuA domain-containing protein, with the protein product MHRKRLRARKALALLTGSLLAATSLAFTAPQIAAAADPDPAPAAEEFQQVTLAKGGEETGEPMSLAVLPDRSVLHTSRNGELRMTDSAGNTRVVGTIPVYSHDEEGLQGVGLDPKFSENRFVYLYYAPPMNTPAGDAPNEGTAEDFAKFDGVNRLSRFVLKADGTLDNASEKKVIDIPATRGICCHVGGDIDFDAQGNLYLSTGDDSNPFASDGYTPIDDRPGRNPAYDARRTSGNTNDLRGKILRIKVNDDASYSIPDGNLFAPGTDRTRPEIYAMGFRNPFRFSVDKKTGIVHVGDYGPDAGTADPKRGPGGQVEFARVTKAGNFGWPFCTGKNNAYVDYDFATKTSGATFDCAALKNDSPYNTGLVDLPPAQPAWIPYDGGSLPEFGTGSESPMGGPVYRYDAESTSPVKFPEAYDGDFFAGEFGRRWIKRIEQGEDGAVQSINPVPWTGTQVMDMAFGPDGALYVLDYGTAWFGGDENSGLYRIENATGGRSPVAEAAANKTSGKAPLRVAFSSDGTTDGDGDTLTYAWNFGDGGTSTAANPTYTYKKNGTYTATVTAKDPSGRTGSASVHVVVGNTAPKVTLELPVEGALFSFGDEIPFKVRVTDPEDGTIDCAKVKVTYILGHDSHGHPITSANGCSGTIKTSSEGGHDPNANIFGVFDAEYTDGGGGGQAALTTHDQSQLQPRHRQAEHYNNSAGVKIHNKSSANGGKTVGDIHNDDWISFKPYNLTGSTKLTARISSGGAGGFLEVRTGSATGNLLGSAPVPVTGSWDTFQDIDVPLRAVPSKTTELFLVFKGGAGALYDVDDFELSHSAPDRTAKRVLVFSRTAGFRHDSIPAGVAALKELGKTSNVTVDSTEAAAQFTTSNLARYDAVVFLSTTGDVLNADQQQAFENYVATGGGYMGVHAAADTEYDWKFYGGLVGAYFASHPQIQPATVRVEDHTHPSTGHLDDAWERTDEWYNYRTNPRTQARVLATLDETTYEGGTMKGDHPIAWCQTYEGGRAFYTGGGHTKESYAEPDFRRHLLGGLRYAAGQVKADCTPATGYRPLFNGKTLDGWKQAGPGKFAVVDGELRTEGGMGMLWYQAKELKSYSVKLDWKMAGDDNSGVFVGFPASDDPWSAVNNGYEVQIDATDAADRTTGAVYGFKSADLKARDRVLRPPGQWNSYEIRVQGERLQLFLNGAKINDFTNTDPARSLKDGHIGLQNHGADDQVSFRNIQLRVLPS
- a CDS encoding inositol-3-phosphate synthase encodes the protein MSAESAECAEPVESAELVESAECAGRSVGVWFVGARGSVATTAVAGCAAVSAGLHPPNGMVTETPPFSGSGLPALSSLVFGGHDTAHCPLPKRAEELTTAGVLPHGLAAAVRGELTAADNEIRPGGPQAGDIRTDEELIASFTADLTGFRERHGLARVVVVNVASTEPQPAPDAVRLPPSSLYAAAALRAGCPYVNFTPSTGLRTAALTAAAAASGLPHAGRDGKTGQTLLRSVLAPMFVQRALSVRAWSGTNLLGGGDGAALADPAAAAAKNAGKERVLSDTLGHTPEGEVHIDDVPALGDWKTAWDHIAFEGFLGSRMILQTIWQGCDSALAAPLVLDLARLVARAHEAGIAGPLPGLGFYFKDPDGGPAGLSEQFTQLLTFADRLREAK